One genomic window of Gossypium hirsutum isolate 1008001.06 chromosome D11, Gossypium_hirsutum_v2.1, whole genome shotgun sequence includes the following:
- the LOC107912600 gene encoding vacuolar protein-sorting-associated protein 11 homolog: protein MYQWRKFEFFEEKLGGGKCKIPEEISGKIECASSGRGKLVIGCDDGTVSLLDRGLNFNFGFQAHSSSALFLQMLKQRNFLVSIGEDEQISPQQSGMCLKVFDLDKMQPEGSSTTSPDCIGILRIFTNQFPQAKITSFLVLEEAPPILLIAIGLDNGCIYCIKGDIARERITRFKLQVDSSSGEGNSSVTGLGFRLDGQALLLFAVTPNSVSLFSMQNQPPRRQLLDQIGCNVNSVAMSDRSELIIGRPEAVYFYEVDGRGPCWAFEGEKKFLGWYRGYLLCVIADQRNGKNTFNIYDLKNRLIAHSLVVKEVSHMLCEWGNIILIMTDKSALCIGEKDMESKLDMLFKKNLYTVAINLVQTQQADASATAEVLRKYGDHLYSKQDYDEAMAQYIHTIGHLEPSYVIQKFLDAQRIYNLTNYLENLHEKGLASKDHTTLLLNCYTKLKDVEKLNVFIKSEDGVGEHKFDVETAIRVCRAANYHEHAMYVAKKAGRHEWYLKILLEDLGRYDEALQYISSLEPSQAGVTVKEYGKILIEHKPAETINILMRLCTEDIELAKRVTSNGGYLSMLPSPVDFLNIFIHHPQSLMDFLEKYTDKVKDSPAQVEIHNTLLELYLSIDLNFPSISQVNNGTDFNIKARTAPNGKLAVDGKNLSIEKDTLERREKGLHLLKSAWPADLEHPLYDVDLAIILCEMNAFKEGLLYLYEKMKLFKEVIACYMQVHDHEGLIACCKRLGDSGKGGDPTLWADLLKYFGELGEDCSKEVKEVLTYIERDDILPPIIVLQTLSRNPCLTLSVIKDYIARKLEQESKLIEEDRRAIEKYQEDTMAMRKEIQDLRTNARIFQLSKCTACTFTLDLPAVHFMCMHSFHQRCLGDNEKECPECAPEYRSVMEMKRSLEQNSKDQDQFFQQVKSSKDGFSVIAEYFGKGVISKTSNGSTGTARSDSISSSSGF, encoded by the exons ATGTATCAGTGGAGGAAATTCGAGTTCTTCGAGGAGAAATTGGGAGGAGGCAAATGCAAAATCCCGGAGGAAATCAGTGGAAAAATCGAGTGTGCTTCCAGCGGAAGAGGAAAGCTCGTGATCGGCTGCGATGACGGCACTGTAAGCCTCCTGGATCGcggccttaacttcaatttcggCTTCCAAGCTCATTCTTCCTCCGCTCTCTTCCTCCAAATGCTCAAG CAACGGAATTTTTTGGTGAGTATTGGAGAAGATGAACAAATATCACCTCAGCAATCAGGGATGTGCTTGAAGGTATTCGATCTTGATAAAATGCAGCCGGAAGGATCAAGTACCACTAGTCCTGATTGTATTGGAATTTTGCGTATTTTCACCAATCAATTCCCTCAAGCTAAg ATCACATCATTTCTAGTCTTAGAGGAAGCTCCGCCGATATTACTTATAGCTATTGGGTTAGACAATGGTTGCATTTACTGTATCAAGGGAGATATTGCACGTGAGAGAATAACCCGATTCAAGCTCCAGGTCGATAGCTCATCTGGTGAAGGGAATTCATCAGTTACTGGACTAGGTTTTAGACTGGATGGTCAAGCCCTTCTATTATTTGCTGTAACTCCAAATTCTGTGAGTTTATTCAGCATGCAGAACCAACCTCCTAGGCGGCAATTATTAGATCAGATCGGATGCAATGTCAATAGTGTCGCAATGAGTGACCGCTCG GAGTTGATAATTGGTCGACCTGAGGCCGTGTATTTTTATGAAGTAGATGGGCGTGGTCCCTGTTGGGCTTTTGAAGGAGAGAAGAAGTTCTTAGGGTGGTATCGTGGATATTTATTATGTGTTATTGCTGATcaaagaaatggaaagaataCCTTCAATATTTATGACCTGAAGAACCGGTTAATAGCACACAGTCTAGTTGTTAAAGAAGTTTCTCACATGCTTTGTGAATGGGGCAACATAATACTTATAATGACTGACAAATCAGCTTTATGTATTGGTGAGAAGGATATGGAAAGCAAGTTAGATATGCTCTTTAAGAAGAACCTTTACACTGTAGCTATCAACCTGGTTCAAACACAGCAAGCTGATGCTTCTGCAACTGCTGAAGTACTGAGGAAGTATGGTGATCATCTTTATAGCAAGCAAGACTATGATGAGGCTATGGCACAGTACATTCACACCATTGGTCACCTTGAACCTTCATATGTAATACAAAAGTTTCTGGATGCGCAAAGAATCTACAACCTTACAAATTACTTGGAAAATTTACATGAGAAGGGGCTCGCCTCTAAAGATCACACCACCCTTCTGTTAAACTGCTATACTAAATTGAAagatgttgaaaagttgaatgtgTTCATTAAGAGTGAGGATGGTGTTGGGGAACATAAATTCGATGTGGAGACTGCTATAAGGGTTTGCCGAGCAGCAAATTACCATGAACATGCCATGTATGTTGCTAAGAAGGCTGGTCGCCATGAATGGTACTTAAAGATTTTGCTTGAAGACCTTGGCAGATATGATGAAGCTTTGCAATATATCTCTAGCCTTGAACCAAGTCAAGCTGGGGTGACAGTGAAGGAATATGGGAAGATTCTCATAGAGCACAAACCGGCAGAGACAATTAATATACTTATGAGGCTGTGCACTGAGGATATAGAGTTGGCTAAACGTGTAACTTCAAATGGTGGTTACTTATCTATGTTACCATCTCCTGTTGATTTCCTCAACATTTTCATCCATCATCCACAATCTCTTATGGATTTCCTTGAAAAATATACTGACAAGGTAAAAGATTCTCCTGCTCAAGTAGAGATTCACAACACACTCTTGGAGTTGTACCTGTCCATTGATTTGAACTTCCCATCAATCTCCCAAGTTAACAATGGAACGGATTTTAATATTAAAGCAAGAACAGCGCCCAACGGGAAGTTAGCAGTTGATGGTAAGAATTTATCTATAGAAAAGGACACGCTGGAAAGACGTGAAAAGGGGCTACATTTGCTTAAGAGTGCATGGCCAGCTGACCTGGAACATCCACTTTATGATGTTGATCTTGCTATCATCCTATGCGAGATGAATGCATTTAAAGAAGGCTTATTGTATCTCTATGAGAAAATGAAACTTTTTAAAGAAGTGATTGCTTGCTACATGCAAGTCCATGACCATGAGGGATTGATTGCATGTTGCAAAAGGCTAGGGGATTCTGGTAAAGGAGGGGACCCTACTCTATGGGCAGATCTTCTGAAGTATTTTGGTGAACTTGGGGAAGATTGCTCTAAAGAAGTGAAAGAAGTATTGACATATATTGAGAGGGATGACATCTTGCCTCCCATTATTGTTCTCCAGACACTTTCCAGGAACCCATGTCTCACATTATCTGTTATTAAGGATTACATTGCCCGAAAACTTGAACAAGAGTCAAAGCTGATTGAAGAGGACAGACGAGCTATAGAGAAGTATCAG GAAGACACAATGGCAATGAGAAAAGAAATTCAGGACCTTAGGACAAACGCCAGGATATTTCAGCTGAGCAAGTGCACTGCTTGCACTTTTACCCTTGACCTACCTGCTGTGCACTTCATGTGTATGCACTCATTTCATCAGCGTTGCCTTGGTGATAATGAAAAGGAATGCCCTGAGTGTGCTCCAGAGTACAGATCTGTAATGGAAATGAAAAGAAGCTTGGAACAGAATTCAAAAGATCAAGATCAATTCTTCCAACAAGTCAAGAGCTCAAAGGATGGATTTTCCGTGATTGCTGAATATTTTGGGAAGGGGGTCATTAGTAAAACTAGTAATGGTTCCACAGGAACTGCTAGATCAGACAGCATCTCTTCCAGCAGTGGCTTCTGA
- the LOC107912601 gene encoding uncharacterized protein isoform X1 produces MTKEHPPEPLDFFIWTVEDVGMWLEEINLGSYRQIFKENGVNGEYLEGMSMFTTEQILRFIRRCHMKWGDFITLCKELRRIKGLSLGALSLVACLKGEQKVRRPWWAPSCLSIFFVKVAKRNRQSRVVSLKLEP; encoded by the exons ATGACCAAAGAACACCCGCCTGAGCCACTCGATTTCTTCATTTGGACTGTTGAG GATGTTGGAATGTGGTTGGAAGAGATAAATCTTGGTAGCTACCGTCAGATTTTCAAAGAAAATGGTGTCAATGGAGAATACTTGGAAGGCATGTCTATGTTCACAACTGAACAGATTCTTCGATTTATAAGGCGGTGTCATATGAAATGGGGAGACTTTATCACGCTATGTAAGGAACTCAGACGAATAAAAGGTCTCTCTCTCGGTGCTCTCTCTCTCg TGGCTTGCCTGAAAGGAGAGCAAAAAGTTCGCAGGCCATGGTGGGCTCCTTCGTGCCTTTCAATATTCTTTGTTAAGGTAGCAAAGCGCAACAGACAGTCACGTGTTGTTTCCTTGAAGCTGGAACCATGA
- the LOC107912601 gene encoding uncharacterized protein isoform X2 — protein MTKEHPPEPLDFFIWTVEDVGMWLEEINLGSYRQIFKENGVNGEYLEGMSMFTTEQILRFIRRCHMKWGDFITLCKELRRIKVACLKGEQKVRRPWWAPSCLSIFFVKVAKRNRQSRVVSLKLEP, from the exons ATGACCAAAGAACACCCGCCTGAGCCACTCGATTTCTTCATTTGGACTGTTGAG GATGTTGGAATGTGGTTGGAAGAGATAAATCTTGGTAGCTACCGTCAGATTTTCAAAGAAAATGGTGTCAATGGAGAATACTTGGAAGGCATGTCTATGTTCACAACTGAACAGATTCTTCGATTTATAAGGCGGTGTCATATGAAATGGGGAGACTTTATCACGCTATGTAAGGAACTCAGACGAATAAAAG TGGCTTGCCTGAAAGGAGAGCAAAAAGTTCGCAGGCCATGGTGGGCTCCTTCGTGCCTTTCAATATTCTTTGTTAAGGTAGCAAAGCGCAACAGACAGTCACGTGTTGTTTCCTTGAAGCTGGAACCATGA